A single window of Terriglobia bacterium DNA harbors:
- a CDS encoding DUF1326 domain-containing protein → MIRGAAAVIVLAFLAVIIGQAATNSQQDKAHWDLKGNFTEACSCQVPCTCNFRSGPSPHHFCWTMFSLDIKRGRYGKVKLNGLHLAAAHADKAVVWYIDQRATPKQFAALQAIASRLNYHSDLPTFFKTAHITQVVTEKGNEVEIEGHGGFKADYVMGGDGKNPIVVENITAWNLPRSIKGRTEYFRYSDSHGNKLDFKNTNSNEGKIDWNEKHGL, encoded by the coding sequence ATGATAAGAGGCGCCGCAGCGGTCATCGTGCTTGCCTTCCTCGCCGTGATCATCGGCCAGGCTGCAACCAACTCGCAGCAGGACAAGGCGCATTGGGATCTGAAGGGCAACTTTACCGAAGCGTGTTCGTGCCAGGTTCCCTGCACGTGCAATTTCCGCTCCGGCCCCTCGCCGCACCATTTCTGCTGGACCATGTTTTCGCTCGACATTAAGCGCGGGCGCTACGGCAAAGTGAAACTCAACGGGTTGCACCTGGCTGCGGCCCATGCCGACAAAGCCGTCGTCTGGTATATCGATCAACGAGCAACGCCAAAGCAGTTCGCGGCCCTCCAGGCGATTGCCTCGCGGCTGAATTATCACTCCGACCTCCCGACATTCTTTAAGACCGCGCATATCACCCAGGTGGTGACTGAAAAGGGCAATGAGGTTGAGATCGAAGGCCACGGCGGCTTCAAAGCAGATTATGTGATGGGTGGCGACGGCAAGAATCCGATTGTGGTGGAAAACATTACCGCCTGGAACCTGCCTCGATCCATCAAAGGCCGCACGGAATATTTTCGATATTCGGACAGCCACGGGAACAAGCTGGATTTTAAGAACACGAATTCGAACGAAGGTAAGATTGACTGGAATGAAAAGCACGGGCTTTGA
- a CDS encoding acetyl-CoA C-acyltransferase → MKEAFIVSIARTAVGKAPRGTLRNTRPDDLAAAAISEALRRVPGLEAAEVEDVILGCAMPEAQQGNNVARIASLRAGLPVTCSAMTINRFCSSGLQAIALAAERILAGLGDVIIAGGAESMSMVPMGGYHFSPNPYLVDHYPDTYLSMGLTAENLARKYQITREQQDAFALRSHQRAIAAIEEGRFKQEIAPMEVVEVEMNGNGKPQTRTISFDTDEGPRRDTSPGALAKLKPAFHAAGTVTAGNASQMSDGAAAAVVMSAEKAKAVGAKPLARFVSYATAGTLPEEMGLGPVFAIPKALKFAGLKLQEIGLIELNEAFAVQALAVMREAGLDPEITNVNGGAVALGHPLGCTGAKLTATLLGEMKRRKSRYGMATMCIGGGMGAAGIFENLD, encoded by the coding sequence ATGAAAGAAGCTTTCATCGTTTCAATTGCCCGCACAGCGGTGGGCAAAGCGCCGCGCGGCACGCTCCGCAACACCCGGCCGGACGATCTGGCGGCGGCCGCCATCAGCGAAGCCCTGAGGCGCGTTCCCGGGCTCGAAGCCGCCGAGGTCGAAGACGTGATCCTCGGCTGCGCCATGCCGGAAGCGCAGCAGGGAAACAACGTGGCGCGGATTGCGTCATTGCGCGCGGGGCTGCCAGTTACGTGTTCGGCAATGACCATCAATCGGTTCTGCTCGTCGGGCCTGCAGGCGATTGCGCTGGCGGCGGAGCGTATCCTGGCAGGTCTTGGAGACGTAATCATCGCCGGCGGCGCCGAGAGCATGAGCATGGTGCCGATGGGCGGGTACCACTTTTCTCCGAACCCCTACCTGGTGGACCACTATCCGGACACTTACCTCAGCATGGGCCTGACGGCGGAAAACCTTGCCCGCAAATATCAGATCACTCGCGAGCAGCAGGACGCATTTGCCCTGCGCAGCCACCAGCGGGCGATTGCGGCCATCGAGGAGGGCCGGTTCAAGCAAGAGATCGCGCCCATGGAGGTGGTGGAGGTTGAAATGAATGGCAACGGCAAGCCGCAGACGCGCACGATCAGCTTTGACACGGACGAAGGCCCGCGCCGCGATACGTCGCCTGGGGCCCTGGCAAAGTTGAAGCCCGCCTTTCACGCCGCAGGGACTGTGACCGCCGGAAATGCTTCGCAAATGAGCGACGGCGCCGCCGCGGCCGTGGTGATGTCCGCCGAAAAGGCGAAGGCGGTTGGCGCGAAACCGCTGGCGCGCTTTGTGAGTTATGCCACCGCGGGCACGCTGCCGGAGGAGATGGGCCTCGGGCCGGTCTTTGCCATTCCCAAGGCGTTGAAGTTTGCGGGCCTCAAGCTTCAGGAGATCGGACTCATTGAGCTGAACGAAGCTTTTGCAGTGCAGGCGCTGGCGGTCATGCGCGAGGCCGGCCTTGATCCGGAGATTACCAACGTCAACGGTGGCGCCGTGGCGCTGGGGCATCCGCTCGGCTGCACGGGCGCCAAGCTTACGGCCACGCTGCTGGGCGAGATGAAACGCCGGAAGTCGCGCTACGGCATGGCGACCATGTGCATCGGCGGCGGCATGGGCGCAGCCGGAATTTTTGAAAATCTGGACTAG